A region from the Brassica napus cultivar Da-Ae chromosome C8, Da-Ae, whole genome shotgun sequence genome encodes:
- the LOC106421545 gene encoding uncharacterized protein LOC106421545, whose translation MGDINANDVPNQANINAQLLAGQAQLTATMNAVTEQLARLEHGNRPNGLRPRRRNHPYLEDPQLHSDEDSSDSEPPNREEPRPVQAEREGRREHRIQGDGSPIRRRCREDEVPWKGGKDLKLNPATFAGKVNPDAYVGWERRMEYIFEYYNYSEARKIALAAAQLTDNALSWWDREMSEAGRVYRVEAWEDMRSKLRTRYVPAYYQRDLQKCFRKLSQGTRTVEEYCEEFESLRNKLKTRETQDTLMAQFMDGLQDRIARKVERQQYETFHDLLHFAIQAEQHIKRKNESTAKGKGTWTQLASKGVYKGKSIEVENRFKKNQAEQSKTGLSDQGKNQAQNQRTRDITCFKCRGKGHYARNFPNKRVMVLKADGEYESQDEAEVEPLVSYEEVVDYAETRELLVTRRSLSALFDPETIQRENIFHTRCSVEQKVFSLIIDGGSCTNVASNIGKYHDQVKCDAVPMQAGHILLGRPWQFDKETIQYCRTNVYSFSHNNKKHSLAPLSPQEVYEMHQAMDHSSKVLLMVFREGCFAGIEAQELPAEVQGLMEQYKDVFPDEIPAGLPPI comes from the exons ATGGGAGACATCAATGCTAATGATGTTCCAAACCAAGCTAACATCAATGCTCAGCTACTAGCCGGCCAAGCCCAACTGACGGCCACTATGAATGCAGTAACCGAGCAGCTGGCTCGACTGGAACACGGGAACCGTCCCAATGGCTTGCGTCCTAGGAGAAGGAATCACCCTTATCTGGAGGATCCACAGCTACATTCTGATGAGGACAGCTCCGATTCTGAACCACCCAATCGAGAAGAACCTCGACCTGTCCAAGCTGAACGAGAGGGTCGACGAGAACATAGAATCCAAGGAGATGGAAGTCCGATCAGGAGGAGGTGCCGAGAGGATGAAGTTCCATGGAAAGGAGGAAAAGACCTCAAACTTAACCCGGCCACGTTTGCTGGAAAGGTTAACCCAGATGCCTATGTTGGATGGGAgaggcgcatggagtacatcttcgaGTACTACAACTACTCCGAGGCCAGGAAGATAGCCTTAGCCGCGGCCCAACTGACTGACAATGCTCTCTCCTGGTGGGATAGAGAAATGTCTGAGGCTGGCCGAGTCTATCGAGTTGAGGCTTGGGAAGATATGCGATCCAAGCTTCGCACAAGGTATGTTCCGGCTTATTATCAACGGGACTTACAAAAATGTTTTCGTAAATTGTCTCAGGGAACCCGGACAGTAGAGGAGTACTGCGAGGAGTTTGAGTCCCTCAGGAACAAACTCAAGACGCGTGAGACTCAGGACACGCTGATGGCACAGTTCATGGACGGTCTGCAAGATCGCATCGCCCGAAAGGTGGAGCGCCAGCAGTACGAGACCTTCCATGACCTGCTCCACTTTGCCATTCAAGCCGAGCAGCACATTAAAAGGAAGAATGAGTCAACGGCCAAGGGCAAGGGTACTTGGACGCAACTGGCTTCCAAAGGTGTTTACAAGGGCAAATCCATCGAGGTGGAGAACCGGTTCAAGAAGAACCAAGCTGAGCAGTCTAAAACCGGTCTATCCGACCAAGGTAAGAACCAAGCTCAAAATCAACGGACCCGTGACATTACTTGTTTTAAATGTCGGGGAAAGGGGCACTACGCGAGAAATTTCCCAAACAAACGTGTGATGGTCCTCAAGGCTGATGGTGAATATGAATCCCAAGACGAGGCCGAGGTCGAGCCCTTAGTGTCTTATGAAGAGGTGGTCGATTATGCTGAAACCAGAGAACTATTAGTGACCAGACGTTCACTCAGTGCCCTCTTCGACCCTGAAACCATCCAAAGAGAAAACATCTTTCATACAAGATGTAGTGTGGAACAAAAGGTATTTAGCCTGATCATAGATGGTGGTTCTTGTACTAACGTGGCTAGCAA TATTGGCAAGTATCATGACCAGGTCAAGTGTGATGCTGTGCCCATGCAAGCCGGCCACATACTCCTAGGGCGGCCGTGGCAGTTCGACAAAGAGACCATTCAGTATTGCCGAACCAATGTCTATAGCTTCAGCCACAACAATAAAAAGCACAGCCTGGCACCTCTAAGTCCTCAAGAGGTTTACGAAATGCATCAGGCCATGGACCATTCCAGCAAG GTGCTACTAATGGTCTTTAgggaaggttgttttgcaggtaTTGAGGCCCAAGAATTACCAGCTGAAGTACAAGGCCTCATGGAGCAGTATAAGGACGTCTTTCCTGATGAGATCCCAGCCGGCTTACCCCCTATCTGA
- the LOC106418741 gene encoding protein RGF1 INDUCIBLE TRANSCRIPTION FACTOR 1 isoform X1, translating into MGSEEENSKSWPPWLKPLLQEKFFVQCKLHADSHKSECNMYCLDCTNGPLCSFCLSFHKDHHAIQIRRSSYHDVIRVSEIQKFLDITGVQTYVINSAKVVFLNERPQPRPGKGVVNTCQVCYRSLVDSFRFCSLGCKISGTSKNFDKKRKDSTNNLSDSDDSYSSTTTSNGRLKKNSDMINNNSFTPSTPPLSAVNGRIVKRRKGIPHRAPFGGLIIEY; encoded by the exons ATG GGATCTGAGGAAGAAAACAGCAAGAGTTGGCCTCCATGGCTTAAACCTCTGCTTCAAGAGAAGTTCTTTGTACAATGCAAATTACACGCAGATTCACACAAGAGTGAGTGTAATATGTACTGTTTAGATTGTACCAATGGTCCTCTCTGTTCTTTCTGCCTCTCTTTCCACAAGGATCATCACGCCATTCAG ATAAGGAGATCATCATATCACGATGTGATAAGAGTATCGGAGATTCAGAAATTTCTGGACATAACAGGAGTTCAGACATATGTGATTAACAGTGCTAAGGTTGTCTTCTTGAACGAGAGACCTCAGCCTCGACCAGGCAAAGGTGTTGTCAACACCTGCCAAGTCTGTTATCGCAGCCTCGTCGATTCCTTCAGATTCTGCTCTCTTGGTTGCAAG ATCTCTGGAACCTCGAAGAATTTcgacaaaaaaagaaaggattCGACAAACAATCTTTCAGATTCTGATGATTCGTATAGCAGTACTACCACCAGTAACGGCAGGCTCAAGAAGAATAGTGACATGATTAATAACAATAGTTTCACGCCATCAACACCGCCTCTATCGGCCGTAAATGGCCGAATTGTAAAACGAAGGAAGGGAATTCCGCATCGTGCTCCTTTTGGAGGACTAATCATAGAATACTAA
- the LOC106418741 gene encoding protein RGF1 INDUCIBLE TRANSCRIPTION FACTOR 1 isoform X2, protein MYCLDCTNGPLCSFCLSFHKDHHAIQIRRSSYHDVIRVSEIQKFLDITGVQTYVINSAKVVFLNERPQPRPGKGVVNTCQVCYRSLVDSFRFCSLGCKISGTSKNFDKKRKDSTNNLSDSDDSYSSTTTSNGRLKKNSDMINNNSFTPSTPPLSAVNGRIVKRRKGIPHRAPFGGLIIEY, encoded by the exons ATGTACTGTTTAGATTGTACCAATGGTCCTCTCTGTTCTTTCTGCCTCTCTTTCCACAAGGATCATCACGCCATTCAG ATAAGGAGATCATCATATCACGATGTGATAAGAGTATCGGAGATTCAGAAATTTCTGGACATAACAGGAGTTCAGACATATGTGATTAACAGTGCTAAGGTTGTCTTCTTGAACGAGAGACCTCAGCCTCGACCAGGCAAAGGTGTTGTCAACACCTGCCAAGTCTGTTATCGCAGCCTCGTCGATTCCTTCAGATTCTGCTCTCTTGGTTGCAAG ATCTCTGGAACCTCGAAGAATTTcgacaaaaaaagaaaggattCGACAAACAATCTTTCAGATTCTGATGATTCGTATAGCAGTACTACCACCAGTAACGGCAGGCTCAAGAAGAATAGTGACATGATTAATAACAATAGTTTCACGCCATCAACACCGCCTCTATCGGCCGTAAATGGCCGAATTGTAAAACGAAGGAAGGGAATTCCGCATCGTGCTCCTTTTGGAGGACTAATCATAGAATACTAA